From the Pseudarthrobacter sp. MM222 genome, one window contains:
- a CDS encoding MarR family winged helix-turn-helix transcriptional regulator — protein MAADHHREPDDLPTCQLLGMAARLDERRINRTISHLGLTKGSLEALETIAELQATKASDLAGLLCVSPQSMGKVVQRLQSLGMLRKQRGRDGRTASIELTQDGVEALGAAEELLQDLAQPRTDTDPDFRSNLAHRVGDLRSLETGKSPHAYIRRGP, from the coding sequence ATGGCAGCGGATCACCACAGGGAACCGGACGATTTGCCCACATGCCAGCTCCTAGGCATGGCGGCCCGACTGGACGAGCGGCGCATCAACCGCACCATAAGCCACCTCGGCCTGACCAAGGGCTCGCTCGAGGCGCTGGAGACCATCGCGGAACTGCAAGCCACCAAGGCATCGGACCTCGCTGGGCTGCTCTGCGTCAGCCCCCAAAGCATGGGAAAAGTTGTTCAACGGCTGCAGAGTCTGGGCATGCTGAGGAAACAACGCGGCAGGGACGGCCGGACCGCCAGCATTGAACTCACGCAGGACGGCGTCGAAGCACTCGGCGCCGCCGAGGAGCTGCTCCAGGACCTGGCGCAGCCGCGGACCGATACAGACCCGGACTTCCGGAGCAATCTCGCTCACCGGGTCGGTGACCTCAGATCTTTGGAGACGGGAAAGTCCCCGCACGCATATATCCGCCGCGGTCCCTGA